The following proteins are encoded in a genomic region of Lachnospiraceae bacterium KM106-2:
- a CDS encoding transcriptional regulator, TetR family: MMERRKEMTKQILAESFQSLMEQHPFEKITIKMITDEAGVIRPTFYNYFQDKYEVLEWLISDSVSRSIYDLIDNDMENEAIKMVFMKVEKNKLFFRKGFEIQGQNSFKSILIEQLEKMVLYILKKHSRLDKVGLKVLNNENVALFYAIGLVTAIEIWVMKNDSVSASDIYEMYTYMVSHSIMDLIE; the protein is encoded by the coding sequence ATGATGGAACGTAGGAAAGAAATGACCAAACAAATTCTAGCAGAGAGTTTTCAATCCCTAATGGAACAGCATCCATTCGAGAAGATTACGATTAAAATGATCACGGATGAAGCTGGGGTGATCCGACCTACATTCTATAATTATTTTCAAGATAAATATGAAGTGTTAGAATGGCTGATCAGCGATTCGGTATCGAGAAGTATCTATGACCTGATTGATAATGACATGGAAAATGAAGCGATTAAGATGGTCTTCATGAAGGTGGAAAAGAACAAACTCTTCTTTAGAAAAGGATTTGAGATACAAGGACAGAATTCTTTTAAAAGTATTCTGATCGAGCAGTTAGAAAAAATGGTATTATACATATTGAAAAAACATTCTCGTTTGGATAAGGTCGGCCTGAAAGTTCTTAATAATGAGAATGTGGCATTATTCTATGCGATCGGTTTGGTTACTGCAATTGAGATATGGGTTATGAAAAATGATTCGGTTTCCGCTAGTGATATCTATGAAATGTATACCTACATGGTATCTCATAGTATTATGGATCTGATAGAATAA
- a CDS encoding Fe-S oxidoreductase: MSVGHKISRAAFGKVIDSTLKHVNKDRKTGLLEILDLSQKLMGNNFADETYVNVRKTINDPDSKWMAYVNKLLDELHPNVIKMTALNLGYEAAFCGTKKIRKMREVHQCNIPWVILIDPTSACNLHCKGCWAAEYGHKLNLSFEELDSIVTQGKELGTYFYMFTGGEPLVRKADLIRLCEKHNDCAFHSFTNGTLVDEAFCEEMERVGNLSLSLSLEGEESVNDGRRGEGDYKKVLAAMELLKKHGQLFGTSICYTRNNIDTVTSDEFLDMIIEKGCRFTWYFHYMPVGNEAAVDLMPTMEQRKYMFKRVREIRSSEGGKNIFAMDFQNDGEFVGGCIAGGRNYCHINANGDVEPCVFIHYSSANIRKNTLLECLQQPLFMAYRNGQPFNENHLRPCPMLENPELLQKMVKETGAKSTDLQSPESAEHLCGKCIEYAKEWSDVAEDLWCGRKHFQTNYQNYKKAN, translated from the coding sequence ATGAGTGTAGGACATAAGATTTCAAGGGCGGCTTTTGGCAAGGTAATTGATTCAACATTAAAACATGTGAATAAGGATCGTAAGACAGGGTTATTAGAGATTCTGGATTTATCTCAGAAGCTCATGGGCAATAACTTTGCAGATGAGACGTACGTGAATGTAAGAAAGACAATTAATGATCCAGACAGCAAGTGGATGGCATATGTAAATAAGTTATTAGACGAGCTTCATCCTAATGTGATTAAAATGACAGCATTAAATCTAGGTTATGAAGCAGCTTTTTGTGGAACGAAGAAGATTCGTAAAATGAGAGAAGTACATCAATGTAATATACCATGGGTAATTCTAATTGATCCAACAAGTGCTTGTAACCTTCATTGTAAAGGATGCTGGGCAGCAGAGTATGGTCATAAATTAAACCTTTCTTTTGAAGAACTGGATTCCATCGTTACACAAGGAAAAGAATTAGGAACTTATTTCTATATGTTTACAGGCGGTGAACCATTGGTACGTAAGGCAGATCTGATCCGCTTATGTGAGAAGCATAATGATTGTGCATTTCATTCCTTTACAAATGGTACCTTAGTGGATGAAGCATTTTGTGAAGAAATGGAGAGAGTTGGAAATCTCTCTTTGAGCTTAAGTCTTGAAGGAGAGGAGTCTGTGAATGATGGCCGTCGTGGTGAGGGGGATTATAAGAAAGTATTGGCAGCGATGGAATTGTTAAAGAAGCATGGACAATTATTTGGTACTTCTATCTGCTACACGAGAAATAATATCGATACGGTTACCAGTGATGAATTCCTTGATATGATCATTGAAAAAGGTTGTCGTTTTACTTGGTATTTTCATTACATGCCAGTTGGAAATGAAGCAGCTGTTGATTTAATGCCAACGATGGAACAAAGAAAATATATGTTTAAGAGAGTAAGAGAAATTCGTTCTTCCGAAGGAGGAAAGAATATCTTTGCGATGGACTTCCAGAACGATGGAGAGTTTGTAGGTGGTTGTATTGCCGGTGGAAGAAACTATTGTCATATTAATGCTAATGGCGATGTAGAACCATGCGTATTTATTCATTATTCTAGTGCTAATATTCGTAAGAATACTTTGCTAGAATGCTTGCAGCAACCATTATTTATGGCTTATCGAAATGGACAGCCATTTAATGAAAATCATCTTCGTCCTTGTCCAATGTTAGAAAATCCTGAACTATTGCAGAAGATGGTGAAGGAGACAGGAGCAAAATCAACGGATTTACAATCTCCAGAAAGCGCAGAACATCTTTGTGGAAAATGTATCGAGTATGCGAAGGAGTGGAGCGATGTTGCAGAAGATTTATGGTGTGGAAGAAAGCATTTTCAAACGAATTATCAGAATTACAAAAAAGCGAATTAA
- a CDS encoding N-acetylhexosamine 1-kinase, whose protein sequence is MLEIEEIKGILQQFELRGEVIKSELYGEGHINETYLVVLQDDQGRIEKYILQKMNDVMSVGTKDLMRNMERVIAHLEQKRSEGYIESGRPLLKLIRTVHGDPFYCSKEQESYRVFEYMIGVKAYTTAQSKQHVYECGKQVGQFIKLMSDYSFEQCYLDRVGFFHDTRKRYDDFIDAVTRDSVKRAHLLQEEILFAKERREELFAFMQKVEKGVLPLRATHNDTKLSNIMIEANTKKAVALIDYDTIMPGSSVMDFGDLVRSAAVDPIERNKVDLSLFYWVTKGFLEEAAHYLTEGEVSNLLMGAKMVTMECGIRYFTDFLKGDIYFKTRKWDDNYKKGQRYFSLVMDMEKKWEQMNQMICSLDKENL, encoded by the coding sequence ATGTTAGAGATAGAAGAAATAAAGGGGATTCTACAACAATTTGAACTAAGAGGAGAAGTTATTAAAAGTGAATTATATGGGGAAGGTCATATTAACGAGACTTATTTGGTAGTTTTGCAGGATGATCAGGGGAGAATTGAAAAATATATCTTGCAGAAGATGAATGATGTCATGTCAGTAGGAACTAAAGATCTAATGAGAAATATGGAACGAGTCATTGCACACCTGGAGCAGAAACGATCGGAGGGATACATAGAAAGTGGTAGACCTCTTTTGAAGTTGATCCGTACAGTGCATGGAGATCCTTTTTACTGTTCAAAAGAACAAGAAAGTTACCGCGTATTTGAATATATGATCGGTGTTAAGGCTTATACGACCGCCCAAAGTAAACAACATGTCTATGAGTGTGGGAAGCAGGTAGGACAGTTTATTAAGCTCATGTCTGATTATTCTTTTGAGCAGTGTTATTTGGACCGAGTAGGTTTCTTTCATGACACAAGGAAACGTTACGATGACTTTATTGATGCTGTCACACGAGATTCAGTAAAAAGAGCACATTTACTTCAAGAAGAGATCTTATTCGCAAAGGAGCGAAGAGAGGAATTATTTGCTTTTATGCAAAAAGTAGAAAAGGGAGTACTTCCATTAAGAGCGACTCATAATGATACGAAGTTGAGCAACATTATGATCGAGGCGAATACCAAAAAAGCAGTTGCGCTCATTGATTATGATACGATCATGCCAGGCAGCAGCGTAATGGATTTTGGAGACTTGGTACGTTCTGCAGCAGTTGATCCAATAGAGAGGAATAAGGTTGATCTATCTTTATTCTATTGGGTAACGAAAGGTTTTTTAGAGGAAGCAGCACATTATTTGACAGAGGGAGAAGTCTCAAATCTATTAATGGGAGCTAAAATGGTGACTATGGAATGTGGAATTCGTTATTTTACAGACTTTTTAAAAGGAGATATCTATTTTAAAACGAGAAAATGGGATGACAATTATAAGAAAGGGCAGCGATACTTCTCACTTGTTATGGATATGGAAAAGAAGTGGGAGCAAATGAATCAGATGATATGTAGTCTAGATAAAGAGAACTTGTAG
- a CDS encoding superoxide reductase: MKFFKCNNDSLVVPVTKNFTSTDSLQSAEEITPNTVDAAEEKHKPVVTVSGKNVTVNVGSVAHPMTEEHSITSVILETQNGGQFKYLPHDSEPIVHFELGSSDQPIAAYAYCNLHGLWKVDID, translated from the coding sequence ATGAAGTTTTTTAAATGTAATAATGATAGTCTTGTAGTGCCAGTTACGAAGAATTTTACTTCAACTGATTCTCTGCAAAGTGCAGAAGAGATTACGCCAAATACAGTGGATGCAGCGGAAGAAAAACATAAACCTGTAGTCACGGTAAGCGGTAAAAATGTAACTGTGAATGTTGGAAGTGTTGCTCATCCGATGACGGAGGAACATTCCATTACTAGTGTTATCTTAGAGACTCAAAATGGTGGACAATTTAAGTATCTGCCACATGATAGTGAACCAATAGTACACTTTGAACTTGGTTCATCTGATCAACCAATTGCAGCTTATGCTTATTGCAATCTGCATGGATTATGGAAAGTTGATATTGATTAA
- a CDS encoding cell division protein FtsW yields the protein MRIFKLPKWRNIDYIILIIMTILLCVGVFCIRQEDVLIKSTNPLYQKQIFGIVIGSVLLFGLLFVDYRWIASWSPILYIGIILVLAYVLKFGKVINQVKRWIQFGAIQLQPSEIAKLILILFLAYLCDLFKDRMDKFMTLVILGAAVAIPVLLILLEPHLSTSLVIVIIFCVMVYTAGISRRVIGMACTILIPILAFIIIGIGVYNIEVPLIKPYMVHRVLAHFSDNDKEAASTDKYQQNQSLGAIAAGGMKGKAIGGQKQIRSYTGIYANESDFIFSAVGEEFGFIGGVVIVGLYLILVLRCMSIGVHSPDYIGKLICIGVSSMFMLQMFVNISVATSILPNTGLPLPFISYGLTSLINGMAAVGLVENVRIHSKG from the coding sequence ATGAGGATATTTAAATTGCCTAAATGGAGAAATATAGATTATATCATTCTGATCATCATGACGATTTTGTTATGTGTAGGAGTTTTTTGTATCAGGCAGGAGGATGTACTAATTAAAAGTACGAATCCGTTATATCAAAAGCAGATATTTGGTATTGTCATAGGAAGTGTATTATTGTTTGGTTTACTTTTTGTTGACTACCGCTGGATCGCGTCTTGGTCCCCGATCTTATACATAGGAATTATATTGGTGCTAGCCTATGTCCTAAAATTCGGAAAGGTGATCAATCAAGTAAAAAGATGGATTCAATTTGGTGCGATCCAATTGCAGCCATCTGAAATTGCAAAATTGATCCTGATCCTATTTCTTGCCTATTTATGTGATCTGTTCAAAGATCGTATGGATAAGTTTATGACTTTAGTAATCTTAGGTGCTGCTGTAGCGATTCCTGTTCTACTGATCTTATTAGAGCCTCATCTTAGCACTAGTCTTGTAATTGTAATAATATTTTGTGTTATGGTGTATACTGCTGGAATCAGTAGAAGAGTCATAGGTATGGCTTGTACGATTCTCATTCCGATATTGGCATTTATTATCATCGGTATAGGAGTTTATAATATTGAAGTACCACTGATCAAGCCTTATATGGTACATCGTGTATTAGCTCATTTTTCAGATAATGATAAAGAAGCAGCATCTACTGATAAGTATCAGCAGAATCAGTCTCTTGGTGCAATTGCAGCAGGAGGAATGAAAGGAAAAGCGATCGGAGGACAAAAGCAGATCAGATCCTATACCGGGATCTATGCCAATGAAAGTGATTTCATTTTTTCCGCAGTAGGAGAAGAATTTGGCTTTATCGGCGGTGTCGTTATAGTGGGGCTGTATTTGATCCTAGTACTGCGCTGTATGTCGATCGGAGTTCATTCGCCCGATTATATCGGGAAATTGATCTGTATCGGTGTATCATCCATGTTTATGTTACAGATGTTTGTTAACATTAGTGTCGCAACAAGTATTTTGCCGAATACCGGTCTGCCACTTCCATTTATTAGTTATGGATTAACGTCACTGATTAATGGTATGGCAGCAGTAGGACTTGTAGAGAATGTAAGAATTCATAGTAAAGGATGA
- a CDS encoding methyl-accepting chemotaxis protein: MQKKLSYHPKMKTVISFICVLSCTFVLGLGLASNKNMKSVVSSADYVYSYLEYTQIINTIHTNVLSVNKYYLIAKDKYDDTLLKQIQDCDKIIRKNIDEYNSTEYEDEEEENYVKAYSSAYYEYYDLVIQNLETLKSGKNISNESTISMLQLEETMLTNLDANIEYLRHWASEDHSNMSKTSASTIVISRVFFIVCFVIFGFSGYYTVFFFNRETKELTAALQKVSEGDLTAKLTIKHNTEFDQLKTLLAQTMDNTLTVIDSIKGNSTHMYSQSNELEDSSNQLVTSIDAIVKSIDVVKEGTNTQAHDIENTVSVLDTFSTEIGQFNAVLTELNDHTSLITEKASHSNSNLTSLSNTFEAMNDMITSFMEKITTLNSAINEISNITTLINGIAAQTNLLALNASIESARAGEAGKGFAVVATEIGTLAGESKDASDQIFQLISKINADAAMIIRESNDVKTQFHTSKDTIRTSMDSFRPIFDFLDEIVRKVSILNDSAIRITSGKDDIYDKMQLTASIANEISSSSEAIQAPLEEITHVSHTISNSSKQIHTVSDELDKNIHHFNTQAKPTND; encoded by the coding sequence ATGCAAAAGAAATTATCGTATCACCCGAAGATGAAAACTGTCATCAGTTTTATTTGTGTGCTCTCATGCACATTTGTTCTTGGTCTAGGCCTTGCCAGCAACAAGAACATGAAATCCGTTGTCTCCAGTGCAGACTATGTCTATTCTTATCTGGAATACACTCAGATCATCAACACCATCCATACCAATGTCTTGTCTGTAAATAAGTATTATCTCATTGCGAAAGACAAATATGATGATACTCTTCTCAAACAGATTCAAGACTGTGACAAAATAATACGCAAAAATATAGATGAGTATAATTCTACCGAATACGAAGACGAAGAAGAAGAAAACTATGTAAAAGCGTATTCTAGTGCGTACTACGAGTACTATGATCTCGTGATTCAAAATCTAGAAACATTGAAATCTGGCAAAAATATCTCCAATGAATCCACAATCTCAATGTTACAATTAGAAGAAACTATGCTAACCAATCTAGACGCAAATATTGAATATTTACGCCATTGGGCAAGCGAAGATCATTCTAACATGTCAAAAACTTCTGCTTCCACCATTGTAATTTCACGTGTGTTCTTTATTGTTTGTTTTGTTATTTTTGGTTTTTCCGGTTACTATACTGTATTTTTCTTTAACCGTGAAACAAAAGAACTCACTGCTGCATTACAAAAAGTTAGCGAAGGTGATTTGACAGCCAAACTTACGATCAAGCATAATACAGAATTTGATCAATTAAAAACATTATTAGCCCAGACGATGGATAACACCTTAACGGTCATTGACTCCATTAAAGGCAATAGTACACATATGTATTCGCAATCGAATGAATTAGAAGATAGTTCAAATCAACTGGTAACATCGATCGATGCCATTGTTAAATCCATCGATGTGGTAAAAGAGGGTACCAATACTCAGGCTCATGATATTGAGAATACCGTTTCGGTTTTAGATACCTTCTCTACTGAAATTGGCCAGTTTAATGCTGTATTAACTGAACTAAACGACCATACTTCCCTAATTACAGAGAAGGCTAGTCACAGTAATTCTAATTTGACTTCTCTTTCCAATACATTCGAGGCGATGAACGACATGATCACATCTTTTATGGAAAAGATCACTACTCTTAATTCTGCAATTAATGAAATTTCAAATATTACTACACTGATCAATGGTATCGCAGCCCAGACTAATCTTCTTGCCTTAAATGCTTCCATTGAATCAGCGCGTGCTGGTGAAGCAGGAAAGGGATTTGCTGTGGTTGCAACCGAAATTGGTACCCTTGCTGGTGAAAGTAAAGATGCGTCCGATCAGATTTTTCAATTGATCAGCAAGATCAATGCAGATGCTGCAATGATCATTCGAGAAAGTAATGATGTAAAAACGCAATTCCATACATCTAAGGATACGATTCGTACTTCTATGGACTCCTTTAGACCAATCTTCGACTTTCTTGATGAGATCGTAAGAAAAGTGTCCATTTTAAATGATTCTGCTATCAGAATCACTTCCGGTAAAGATGATATCTATGACAAAATGCAACTGACTGCATCCATTGCTAATGAGATTTCTTCCTCTTCCGAGGCGATTCAAGCTCCATTAGAAGAAATTACTCATGTTAGTCATACCATCAGTAACTCTTCGAAACAAATTCATACAGTATCGGATGAATTAGATAAAAATATTCATCATTTTAATACACAAGCAAAGCCCACTAATGATTAG
- a CDS encoding N-acetylmuramoyl-L-alanine amidase, with the protein MALVIKRKYMTKNDCYKMGKVIKPKGIIVHSTGAKEGKDVDSDYYYARWNKSGVYKCVHAFLDEKSVTEMLPVSKSKTYKCWGCGSGSKGSYNNTHVQFEIIEPKDYKDKTYFRQTKEMALQYCTHLFKLYGWTKVTKTNCLTHAEAHKLGYASNHADILHWWKNYHNYDMDDFRKDLSKRIAKKSDSGENKPKTKTKTVNTKSGNLNCRAKASVLSKIVGKFKKGTKVTVTNKSGKWSKVTGKATTGKTITGYVYSKYLK; encoded by the coding sequence ATGGCATTAGTCATTAAACGGAAATATATGACCAAAAACGATTGTTATAAAATGGGTAAGGTTATTAAACCGAAGGGGATCATCGTTCATTCCACAGGTGCAAAGGAAGGAAAAGACGTTGATTCCGATTATTATTATGCTCGTTGGAACAAATCAGGAGTCTATAAATGCGTTCATGCATTTTTAGATGAGAAGTCAGTAACGGAGATGCTTCCAGTTAGTAAATCCAAAACATATAAATGTTGGGGATGTGGATCAGGAAGTAAGGGAAGTTACAATAATACGCATGTACAGTTTGAAATTATAGAACCGAAGGATTATAAAGATAAGACCTATTTTCGGCAAACGAAAGAGATGGCATTGCAGTATTGTACCCATTTATTTAAACTATATGGTTGGACAAAGGTAACCAAGACAAATTGTCTGACTCACGCAGAAGCACATAAATTGGGTTATGCTTCTAATCATGCTGATATCCTGCATTGGTGGAAGAATTATCATAACTACGATATGGATGATTTTCGTAAAGATCTGAGTAAGAGAATTGCAAAGAAAAGTGATTCTGGTGAGAACAAACCTAAGACGAAAACAAAGACTGTCAATACGAAGTCAGGAAATCTAAATTGTAGAGCAAAAGCATCTGTCTTAAGTAAAATAGTTGGTAAGTTTAAAAAAGGAACTAAGGTAACGGTGACGAATAAATCAGGAAAATGGTCTAAAGTAACAGGAAAAGCTACAACAGGAAAGACAATTACCGGTTATGTGTATTCGAAGTATCTGAAATAG
- a CDS encoding DNA polymerase III delta subunit: MQIIKEDIKKNEYKSVYLLYGSEDYLKKLYRNKLKAAMLGGSDEMNYNYYEGKGIDVSQVIGIAETLPFFSDRRVIVLENTGFFKAQSDLADYIKTMPDTTHMVFVESEVDKRNRLYKAVKEVGYISEMNGMDEKNLKLWILSILNRSGKKITESTMLYFLGKTGSDMDNINNELNKLIAYVGDRDVVTANDVDEICTTTLTSKIFNMIDAIASKKQNVALDLYYDLLALKEKPMSILFLISRHFNILLQVKDLVRLGYNNSVIAKKVGVPPFAITKYAAQSRNFSNAMLIDALSMCVDIEEQVKTGRMIDKMGVELLIVKYSQK; the protein is encoded by the coding sequence ATGCAAATAATAAAAGAAGATATTAAGAAAAATGAATATAAATCAGTCTACTTACTCTATGGTTCGGAGGACTATTTAAAGAAACTATATCGTAATAAATTAAAAGCCGCCATGTTAGGCGGAAGTGATGAAATGAACTATAACTATTATGAAGGAAAAGGAATTGACGTATCTCAAGTAATTGGGATTGCAGAGACTTTGCCTTTCTTTAGTGACAGACGTGTTATTGTATTAGAGAATACCGGTTTTTTTAAGGCGCAATCTGATTTGGCAGATTATATTAAGACGATGCCAGATACAACACATATGGTCTTTGTAGAAAGTGAAGTAGATAAACGAAATCGACTTTATAAAGCCGTGAAGGAAGTTGGCTATATTTCTGAAATGAATGGAATGGATGAGAAAAACCTAAAGTTATGGATCCTTTCTATTCTAAATCGTTCGGGTAAGAAGATTACAGAATCTACGATGTTGTATTTTCTAGGTAAGACCGGAAGTGACATGGATAACATTAATAATGAATTAAATAAGCTTATTGCCTATGTTGGTGACCGGGATGTCGTTACAGCAAATGATGTGGATGAGATCTGTACGACCACATTAACGAGTAAGATCTTTAATATGATCGATGCTATTGCCAGCAAGAAACAGAATGTGGCATTGGATCTATATTATGATCTATTAGCGCTAAAAGAGAAGCCGATGTCAATCTTATTTCTAATCTCTAGACATTTTAATATATTACTACAAGTAAAGGATTTGGTGCGATTAGGCTATAATAACAGTGTAATCGCAAAGAAGGTAGGAGTGCCACCGTTTGCGATTACAAAGTATGCAGCACAAAGTAGAAACTTTAGTAATGCGATGTTGATCGATGCTCTTTCAATGTGTGTCGATATCGAAGAACAAGTTAAGACAGGTCGTATGATCGATAAGATGGGTGTCGAATTGTTGATTGTAAAATACAGTCAGAAATAG